CGGTTTGGTTGCATTTTTGATGGCAGCATTCGGAAGCTATTACCTTCCTTTGGCAGGAGGATTCATTGGAGCGGTAGCTACAGCTACAGCAGACACATTAGCCAGTGAAATCGGTGTTCTTCAGGAACCTCGCCTAATAACCAGTTTCAAGAAAGTTCCTGCAGGTACCGATGGTGCAATATCAATCTTGGGAACTTCAGCAGCAATTGTAGGTGCAGGAATAATTGGAATCGCTTCATTCTTACTGGGAGTCATTCCAGACCCTTTAGTGGCCATTAAGATTTCAGTGATTTCAGGAACTTTAGGCTGCTTCATTGACAGTATCCTTGGAGCTGTTCTTGAGAGAAGACATTACATAAACAATGAACATGTCAATTTGCTTGCTACCATTTGCGGAGCAATCATTGGTATTGTTTCAGTAATGTAATCAGAAGAATCATACAAATTAAACTTATTTTTATTTTTTTCTAAAATTAAATTGAACTTTTTTTAATTTTTTTCCTTTTTCAATCCTTTTTTAATTATTTTTAATTAATTTATAAACTGACCTTAATAATTTCTTTTTTAAAATTCAATTGAAAAAATCCTTGAAAAAATCAAATAAATAAAAACAAATTTTATATGCCTATAAATTCATATATCTTATTAATAGTAAATATTATAATTTAATATTGCTTTTTAAATTATACAGAATTTTATTCAAATACAAAACCGATATAAAATAAAAATCTAAAATTAATAAAAAATCTTTTAAAAAAAACTTTATTTTAATTTCTATTTATCGTGATGGTGAAAAAATGAAAGGAATGGTATTAGTTATGGATGGGATGGCAGGCCGTCCCCTAAAAGAACTTAACAATCAAACTACACTTCAAGCAGCTAAAACCCCGAATATGGACAAGATGGCTGAAAGAGGAATTACCGGATTGATGGATTCAATCGCCCCTGGAATCATCCCAGGAAGTGACACAGCACACTTATCCATCTTAGGCTACAATCCTTATGAAGTCTACACCGGAAGAGGGCCGTTTGAAGCGGTTGGTGTCGGTGTGGATGTTATTCCTGGAGACATCGCATTCAGATGCAACTTTTCAACATCTGATGAGGAGGGAATCATTACAGACAGACGTGCCGGAAGAATCAGAGATGGAACCGATGAGATCATAGCAACATTGAACACCATGAAGCTTGAAGGGTATGAGGATGTTGAAATCATCTTTAAGGAATCTACCGGACACAGAGCGGTTTTAGTGCTTAGAGGAGAAGGATTGTCCGGCAAAGTAAGTGATGCAGACCCTAAGGTTGAAGGAAACAAGCCTAAGATAGTCAAAGCTCTTGACGGAAGTCCAGAGGCACAGAAAACTGCAGATATCCTAAACAAATTAGTACCTAAATCCTATGAAATGACCAAAGACCATCCGGTAAACCTTAAAAGAATAGAAGAAGGCGAAGCGCCAGCAAACATAATCATTCCTCGTGGTGCTGGAGAAGTGCCTGAAGTGGAATCAATCAACGATAAATATGAAGTGAATTCAGCATGCATTGCAGAAACCGGACTTATCATGGGTATCGGTCGTTTTGCAGGAATGGACATCATTGAAATGGAAGGCGTCACCGGTGGAACCGATACAAACCTTGAAAACATCAGGGACACTATCCTTGACCAAGTAAACAATAGTGACCATGACTTCTTCCTCATTAACATTGACGGTGCAGATGAGGCAGGCCACGATGGAAATGCAGAGGAAAAGGTAAAGTTCATAGAAAAAGTGGATGAGGTTGTAATGAGCGAACTCCTTAAATTGGAAGACTGCTATATCTTCCTGACTGCAGACCATTCAACTCCTATCTCCGTTAAAAACCATTCCGGAGACCCTGTCCCTATATTAATCAACGGTCCTGAAGTCAGAGTGGATGATGTGAAGGAATACAATGAATATGCGGTAGCCAAAGGTGGCATGTGCAGAATCAGAGGCGCTGATGTGATGAACATCATTACTGACCTAATGGGCTATGCGCATAAGTTCGGAGCTTAAATCATTCTATAGGGAGAGTAGATCATGACAAATAAAAAACTGTTTGGAACTTCTGGAATCAGAGGAGTAATCGGTTTGGAAGTTAACTCAGAATTGGCATTGAAAATAGGGAAATCCCTTGCCAAATACTTGAACAACACTGGAAAAGTTGTTATCGGATATGATACCAGAACCACCAATAGAATGTTGGAACAGGCCATTACTGCAGGGCTCATTGAACATGGAGTGGATGTGATCAAAATAGGAATGGTCCCAACACCTCTTGTAGGTTATGCAACATTGAAGCTCGACGGCGATGCAGGAATAATGCTTACCGCTTCCCACAACCCATCACAATACAACGGAATCAAACTTTGGAACAAGAATGGAATGGCTTACACTCCTGAACAGGAAGAAAAAATCGAAGAGATATATTATAATGAAGATTTCGGCAAAGTGGAATGGGACAAGATAGGAATCATAAGCCATAACGATGAGATCAAGAAGCAGTACATTGATGATTTATTGGATATCATAGATATCAAGCCTGGACTTAAAGTGGTCATTGACTGCGCATGCGGTGCAGGATCAGAACTTTCACCACTCATATTCAGAAAAGCGGGATGTGAAGTAATCACTCTAAACTCACAGGTTGACGGATTCTTCCCAGGAAGAAACCCTGAACCGAATGAGGCAAACCTTTCAAGCCTCATGAAAGCAGTTGTGGCAACCGAATCAGACCTTGGAATCGCCCATGACGGTGATGCTGATAGAATGATTACTGTTGATGAAAAGGGTAACGTTTCTGACTTTGACAAGCTTCTTGCTCTTGTATCCAAGAAATTCGGCGGAACAGTCGTTACCACTGTTGATGCAGGATTATGCATGGACGAGGCTATGGCTGAAGTGGGAGGAAAGGTCCTCAGAACCAAGGTCGGAGATGTGAACGTTGCAAATGTCATGATTGAGGAAGATGCAAACTTTGGTGGAGAGCCATCAGGTACCTGGTTGCATCCGGACTTTTGCATGTGTCCGGACGGAATATTGTCAGGGCTTAGAATGGCTGAAATAGTTTCCAAAGAAGGAAAATTATCCGAACTTTTAGAAGAGTTCAAAGACTATCCTAACATCAGGGAAAAGGTCATATGTTCCAAAGAGGAAAAGATAGCAGTTATGGAAAATATGGAAGATCTTCTATCCAATGCCTTTGATGACATTTCCGAAATCAATACAATCGATGGTGTTCGATTGACCTTCAATGATGGAAGTTGGGTTTTAGTAAGACCTTCCGGTACCGAAGATTATGTAAGAATAACTTTAGAGGCCAAAACCGAAGAAAAGGCCGAATACATCAAGGATACATGTACTAAAATCATTAAAGAGAATATCTAATTATTCTCAATTTTCTTTTTTTATAAAACAATTATTAGTTTTAGTTATTACGAATTAAATTTTTTCAGATGAAAAACTTAATAAGAAAATAAGAATGATAAAAATCGAATAAGAAAAATAGATAAAAAATAAAAAAAGAAACTAGTTTGAGTAATACCCAAAACTAGTGAAAAGAATTTTGATCAAAGTTTTTTAAAAGTTTGGAGAATTATCTGAAAATTTATTCATCTTCAGTAATAATTCCTTCAATACCTGCAGCACATTGAGGGCATACCCAGTCATCAGGGAAGTCTTCGATAGGTCCTGCTGGTACTTTGTAAGTTTCATCTCCGGTTTCTGAGTCCCAAGTGTATTCACAATGCATACATACATATTTTACCATATAATCACCTTTTTTTAATTTAATAAAAGATTAGTTAATTAACTATAATTCTAATATGTACTAACTTATATAAAAAACTTTATTAATTAATATGATTCTATAGAAGTCGAACAAATTTTATACAATCATATATAATATATATTATAACAATTATTAAAAATTTAAA
This genomic window from Methanobrevibacter sp. contains:
- a CDS encoding TIGR00297 family protein produces the protein MQEAFVINWGYVILLFILGGISYKRKSLDLLGSLIMIFMGITIIFSAGVKWFILIVLFFVLSIFATRFSKPYKEEIGQYEKTRTAKNVISNGLVAFLMAAFGSYYLPLAGGFIGAVATATADTLASEIGVLQEPRLITSFKKVPAGTDGAISILGTSAAIVGAGIIGIASFLLGVIPDPLVAIKISVISGTLGCFIDSILGAVLERRHYINNEHVNLLATICGAIIGIVSVM
- a CDS encoding 2,3-bisphosphoglycerate-independent phosphoglycerate mutase; protein product: MKGMVLVMDGMAGRPLKELNNQTTLQAAKTPNMDKMAERGITGLMDSIAPGIIPGSDTAHLSILGYNPYEVYTGRGPFEAVGVGVDVIPGDIAFRCNFSTSDEEGIITDRRAGRIRDGTDEIIATLNTMKLEGYEDVEIIFKESTGHRAVLVLRGEGLSGKVSDADPKVEGNKPKIVKALDGSPEAQKTADILNKLVPKSYEMTKDHPVNLKRIEEGEAPANIIIPRGAGEVPEVESINDKYEVNSACIAETGLIMGIGRFAGMDIIEMEGVTGGTDTNLENIRDTILDQVNNSDHDFFLINIDGADEAGHDGNAEEKVKFIEKVDEVVMSELLKLEDCYIFLTADHSTPISVKNHSGDPVPILINGPEVRVDDVKEYNEYAVAKGGMCRIRGADVMNIITDLMGYAHKFGA
- the glmM gene encoding phosphoglucosamine mutase, with product MTNKKLFGTSGIRGVIGLEVNSELALKIGKSLAKYLNNTGKVVIGYDTRTTNRMLEQAITAGLIEHGVDVIKIGMVPTPLVGYATLKLDGDAGIMLTASHNPSQYNGIKLWNKNGMAYTPEQEEKIEEIYYNEDFGKVEWDKIGIISHNDEIKKQYIDDLLDIIDIKPGLKVVIDCACGAGSELSPLIFRKAGCEVITLNSQVDGFFPGRNPEPNEANLSSLMKAVVATESDLGIAHDGDADRMITVDEKGNVSDFDKLLALVSKKFGGTVVTTVDAGLCMDEAMAEVGGKVLRTKVGDVNVANVMIEEDANFGGEPSGTWLHPDFCMCPDGILSGLRMAEIVSKEGKLSELLEEFKDYPNIREKVICSKEEKIAVMENMEDLLSNAFDDISEINTIDGVRLTFNDGSWVLVRPSGTEDYVRITLEAKTEEKAEYIKDTCTKIIKENI
- a CDS encoding rubredoxin; its protein translation is MVKYVCMHCEYTWDSETGDETYKVPAGPIEDFPDDWVCPQCAAGIEGIITEDE